One Alnus glutinosa chromosome 3, dhAlnGlut1.1, whole genome shotgun sequence genomic region harbors:
- the LOC133864158 gene encoding L-type lectin-domain containing receptor kinase S.4-like: MAEKLISLWVFLLLLYPVKPQDDARTLLDGFSGGFSAAGNNLSLDGVAAIENNGVLRLTDYTSTMASGHAFYSHPIQFKNSSGEVKSFSTSFAFVIIPQPGKQGGDGLAFAISRVQGIPGGNPGSYIGLFNASNNGNVSNHILAVEFDTYMNAEYGETDNNHVAVDINSIISNKSAPVPFNLTSGQAIQAWIDYHSPTNQLNVRLATDSTKPSSILLSSTVNLLQILNESVYIGFSAATGLITSSHYILGWSFNMNGDAKSLNLDQLPKPQLPSTTPTGTKNNLTGLIVGVSVSGALAVILLAALTFYMVRRKRKADAVEDWEHDIGPHRFSYEELKKATRGFKQKELLGSGGSGKVYKGTLPKSDTQVAVKRIPQDSKQGLQAFISEVATIGRLRHRNLVLLLGWCRREADLLLVYEFVPNGSLDKHLFDEPLSILRWEQRFKIIKGVASGLLYLHEEWEKTVVHRDIKAGNVLLDSEFNARLSDFGLAKLYEHGSNPSTTRVVGTLGYMAPELTRTSKPTTSSDVYAFGALLLEVVCGRRPINPTALSEELMLVDWVWEKWEVGAVLDVVDQRMEGRFDEAEAVLVLKLGVICSNDDAEARPTMRLVLRYLEGELPLQKAVEMPYKKKGGAAAGRRTIEFEDYTQSIPTTSSEYDVDESENTEMAATNTTAPVPVDSSSVPETGMPKVVKLRCMGCLAGEKTRDFR; the protein is encoded by the coding sequence ATGGCAGAAAAACTCATCTCTCTCTGGGTTTTCCTTCTACTCCTATATCCAGTAAAGCCTCAAGACGATGCTAGAACCTTGTTGGACGGGTTCAGTGGCGGGTTCAGCGCTGCAGGCAACAACTTGAGCTTAGACGGCGTTGCGGCGATTGAGAACAATGGCGTACTAAGGCTAACAGACTACACCTCGACTATGGCTTCCGGCCACGCCTTTTATTCACACCCAATCCAATTCAAGAACTCCAGCGGCGAAGTCAAGTCCTTCTCCACCTCGTTCGCTTTCGTTATAATCCCCCAGCCTGGGAAACAAGGCGGCGATGGCCTCGCTTTCGCAATCTCTCGCGTACAAGGGATTCCAGGGGGTAATCCAGGCTCTTATATTGGCCTCTTCAACGCCAGCAATAATGGGAACGTCTCGAACCATATATTAGCGGTCGAATTCGACACTTACATGAACGCCGAGTATGGTGAAACCGATAACAACCATGTTGCCGTCGACATCAATAGCATAATATCGAACAAATCTGCTCCGGTTCCCTTTAATTTGACGAGTGGTCAGGCAATTCAGGCATGGATCGATTATCATTCGCCAACAAACCAATTAAATGTCAGGCTTGCGACGGACTCTACCAAACCCAGTTCTATACTTTTGTCCTCTACAGTAAACCTCTTACAAATTCTTAATGAATCTGTGTACATCGGGTTTTCTGCTGCTACTGGTTTAATCACGAGCTCGCATTATATCCTGGGTTGGAGCTTCAACATGAATGGAGATGCTAAATCTCTCAATTTAGATCAACTTCCTAAGCCCCAGCTCCCCAGTACTACCCCCACTGGGACCAAAAACAATCTTACAGGCCTAATTGTTGGCGTCTCAGTTTCAGGTGCTTTGGCTGTCATTTTGCTTGCTGCTTTGACGTTTTACATGGTCAGGAGGAAACGGAAGGCTGATGCGGTTGAGGACTGGGAGCATGATATTGGTCCGCATAGATTTTCTTACGAGGAGCTGAAGAAAGCAACAAGGGGTTTCAAACAGAAAGAGCTACTTGGATCTGGTGGGTCTGGTAAAGTTTACAAAGGAACTCTGCCGAAGTCAGATACCCAAGTTGCTGTTAAACGTATTCCTCAGGATTCCAAACAGGGCTTGCAAGCGTTCATATCGGAGGTTGCTACTATCGGTCGTCTGCGTCATAGAAATTTAGTTCTATTATTGGGTTGGTGTCGTCGGGAAGCTGATCTACTACTTGTGTATGAATTCGTGCCTAATGGAAGCTTAGACAAGCACCTTTTTGATGAGCCCCTATCAATCCTGAGGTGGGAACAAAGGTTCAAGATCATCAAAGGAGTGGCTTCAGGGCTTCTATACTTACACGAGGAGTGGGAAAAAACTGTAGTTCACAGGGACATCAAGGCCGGAAATGTTTTGTTGGATTCTGAGTTCAATGCAAGGCTGAGTGATTTTGGTCTCGCTAAGCTATACGAGCACGGCTCCAACCCAAGCACGACTAGGGTGGTGGGGACGTTGGGGTATATGGCACCTGAGCTGACGCGCACAAGCAAGCCGACGACCAGCTCCGATGTGTATGCCTTTGGAGCTTTGCTGCTGGAAGTTGTATGCGGTAGAAGACCTATTAATCCTACAGCATTGTCTGAGGAGCTCATGCTGGTGGACTGGGTTTGGGAGAAGTGGGAGGTCGGAGCAGTACTTGATGTTGTTGACCAGAGGATGGAGGGCAGGTTTGATGAGGCTGAGGCTGTTTTGGTGCTCAAACTGGGCGTAATTTGTTCCAATGATGACGCCGAGGCACGCCCTACGATGAGGCTGGTGTTGAGGTACCTGGAGGGCGAGTTGCCGCTGCAGAAGGCTGTGGAGATGCCATATAAGAAAAAAGGTGGTGCTGCCGCTGGTCGTCGTACCATTGAGTTTGAGGATTATACGCAGTCCATTCCGACTACATCGTCGGAGTATGACGTTGATG